In bacterium (Candidatus Blackallbacteria) CG13_big_fil_rev_8_21_14_2_50_49_14, the following are encoded in one genomic region:
- a CDS encoding macrocin-O-methyltransferase has protein sequence MADLPFDGFKKTGPDQALEQRLAAHCERFQISPLEAIQLFPVLARRQWLKRFLAHSQFFQQTLEVPGDIVELGVFRGLGLMTWANLLETFCVGDRTKTVYGFDNWQGFVEIAPEDGANHEQTHKEVGGFSPAEFYAELKAAIEIFDADRFVPWKDRIKLVEGNIEETVPAFVQAHPGVRFSLVHFDCDLYRPTWAALEAIWPKLSRGGILLFDEYAIKEWPGETQAVDEFLADKPDLSIKTLPWTNVPAGYLVKP, from the coding sequence ATGGCTGATTTACCCTTTGATGGCTTTAAAAAAACAGGCCCGGATCAAGCACTTGAGCAGCGCTTGGCTGCGCATTGCGAGCGCTTTCAGATCTCCCCCTTGGAGGCGATCCAGCTCTTTCCCGTTTTGGCGCGGCGACAGTGGTTGAAACGTTTTTTGGCGCATAGCCAGTTTTTTCAGCAAACCCTTGAAGTGCCGGGGGATATTGTCGAATTGGGTGTTTTTCGTGGTCTGGGGCTGATGACCTGGGCCAATCTCTTGGAAACCTTCTGTGTCGGGGATCGTACCAAAACCGTCTATGGCTTTGATAATTGGCAGGGGTTTGTTGAGATTGCACCCGAAGATGGCGCAAACCATGAGCAGACCCACAAAGAAGTGGGGGGCTTTTCTCCCGCCGAATTTTATGCCGAGTTGAAGGCCGCAATCGAGATTTTTGATGCCGATCGTTTTGTGCCCTGGAAAGATCGGATCAAATTGGTAGAAGGCAATATCGAAGAGACGGTTCCTGCTTTTGTGCAGGCCCATCCAGGTGTTCGTTTTTCGCTGGTTCATTTTGACTGCGATCTGTACCGCCCGACTTGGGCGGCACTTGAAGCGATTTGGCCGAAGCTTTCACGGGGGGGTATTCTGCTCTTTGATGAATACGCGATCAAAGAATGGCCGGGTGAAACCCAAGCGGTTGACGAGTTTCTGGCAGATAAACCTGATCTCAGTATCAAAACCCTGCCCTGGACCAATGTGCCTGCGGGCTATTTGGTAAAACCCTGA
- a CDS encoding ATP-dependent helicase, which translates to MLKSEDVWFYIGISENITKWNYFKKSIPYSQTVNIGYNENLQGGISAIMERISRDDLIRSFLNFYADTGPPEKTQAVQTSQNFYLEPEIDSNMQARLARFEKLRQEVERRHLLEPVADLKPGLKLDYAHELNARQLAAVTTTSGPLLILAGAGSGKTRTLVYRLNYLLETGTPPERILLLTFTRKASAEMLQRSRGLLQSERAEKVMGGTFHSFASHLLRRYAKLLNLDPHFSIIDTVDAEDIIDLIRQELKFDKQSRAFPKKSRIQELISRSRNCQMTIAEVVARDFKGLETYLEELETLESVFQEYKRRHFLLDYDDLLDQVNLGLRENPAFKRSVQNLFDHIMVDEYQDTNKVQKELADHLAEKHRNLMVVGDDAQSIYAFRGAELENILLFPESWPDCKIVRLEQNYRSSQPLLDFSNALLKQARLGYPKHLFSERKQGITPEVCKHFSTEDEAIWVVDQILALREQGLELSEMAVLYRSGFHSNYIQAELLRRSIPYVVYGGIRFTERRHVKDLVALARLLLNGFDAVAWHRILKLIPGVGQVTARKIIESVRTHQGQFVLNGLGKKKFAPDLQTLYTTLEAARQAPSVVAQLECLQSYYAPLLREVESDWSQRLPDLEILLQLARKYKKLETFLSDFALDPPSQKYQDGTTPLIDEREEKPVVLSTIHSAKGLEWSAVFIPHLLDGLLPSARSLKRLDELEEERRLFYVACTRAREYLFLSYPAWHQSYDAVFTQVSRFLDGHQGLTHAFSETQV; encoded by the coding sequence TTGCTGAAATCTGAGGATGTCTGGTTTTATATCGGGATATCTGAAAATATCACAAAATGGAATTATTTCAAAAAATCAATACCATACAGTCAAACTGTCAATATCGGGTACAATGAAAACCTGCAAGGGGGCATTTCAGCAATCATGGAACGTATTTCGCGCGACGATCTGATTCGCTCTTTTCTCAATTTTTATGCCGATACGGGGCCCCCTGAAAAAACGCAGGCCGTGCAAACTTCCCAGAATTTTTATCTCGAGCCTGAAATTGATTCAAATATGCAGGCCCGTCTGGCCCGTTTTGAAAAACTGCGCCAGGAAGTGGAACGCCGACACCTACTTGAGCCTGTGGCCGATTTAAAACCCGGTCTCAAGCTCGATTACGCCCACGAACTCAATGCCCGTCAACTGGCTGCTGTTACAACCACCTCGGGCCCACTTTTAATTTTGGCAGGGGCAGGCAGTGGCAAAACCCGTACCTTGGTTTACCGCCTGAACTATCTGCTTGAAACAGGCACGCCCCCTGAACGGATTCTCTTGCTGACCTTTACCCGCAAGGCTTCTGCAGAAATGCTGCAGCGCTCCCGTGGGCTACTGCAGTCGGAACGCGCCGAAAAGGTCATGGGGGGAACCTTTCACTCTTTTGCCAGCCATTTACTGCGCCGTTACGCCAAACTCTTGAATCTCGACCCCCATTTCAGTATTATCGACACGGTCGATGCTGAAGATATCATTGATTTGATTCGTCAGGAATTGAAGTTTGACAAGCAGAGCAGGGCCTTTCCCAAAAAGAGCCGAATTCAGGAATTGATTTCCCGGTCCCGCAATTGTCAGATGACGATTGCCGAGGTTGTGGCACGTGATTTTAAGGGGCTTGAAACCTATCTTGAAGAACTTGAAACCCTGGAGTCTGTTTTTCAGGAGTACAAACGGCGGCATTTTTTGCTCGATTATGATGATTTGCTCGATCAGGTCAATCTTGGTCTGCGGGAAAACCCGGCTTTCAAACGCTCGGTGCAGAATCTTTTTGACCATATCATGGTGGATGAATACCAGGATACCAACAAGGTGCAGAAAGAGCTTGCCGATCATCTGGCTGAGAAGCACCGCAACCTGATGGTGGTGGGTGACGATGCCCAAAGTATTTATGCTTTTCGGGGGGCAGAACTTGAGAATATCCTGCTTTTCCCAGAGTCCTGGCCCGATTGTAAAATTGTGCGACTTGAACAGAACTACCGCAGCAGTCAACCCCTGCTGGATTTCAGCAATGCCTTGCTGAAACAAGCCCGCTTGGGCTATCCCAAACATCTTTTCAGCGAGCGCAAACAGGGCATCACGCCTGAAGTTTGCAAGCACTTTAGCACGGAGGATGAAGCGATTTGGGTGGTCGATCAGATTCTGGCCCTGCGCGAACAGGGGCTTGAACTTTCAGAGATGGCAGTGCTCTATCGGTCTGGCTTTCACAGCAATTATATTCAAGCGGAGCTGCTGCGCCGCAGCATCCCCTATGTGGTGTATGGGGGAATTCGCTTCACTGAGCGCCGCCATGTGAAAGATTTGGTAGCCCTGGCGCGTCTTTTGCTCAATGGCTTTGATGCGGTGGCCTGGCACCGGATTCTCAAACTGATTCCAGGGGTGGGGCAGGTCACTGCCCGCAAGATTATTGAAAGCGTGCGCACGCACCAGGGGCAGTTTGTTCTCAATGGTTTGGGCAAGAAAAAATTTGCACCGGATCTTCAAACCCTTTATACCACGCTGGAAGCAGCCCGCCAGGCCCCGAGTGTGGTGGCCCAACTGGAATGTCTGCAAAGCTATTATGCGCCTTTGCTGCGCGAAGTAGAAAGCGATTGGTCTCAACGCTTACCTGATTTAGAGATTTTGCTGCAATTGGCACGCAAATACAAAAAACTTGAAACTTTTCTTTCAGATTTTGCATTGGATCCCCCCTCCCAAAAATACCAGGATGGCACCACGCCATTGATTGATGAGCGTGAAGAAAAACCGGTGGTCCTTTCGACGATTCACTCTGCCAAGGGCTTGGAATGGTCGGCTGTTTTTATTCCCCACCTGCTCGATGGACTCTTGCCCTCGGCCCGTTCACTCAAACGCCTTGATGAATTGGAAGAGGAACGCCGACTGTTTTATGTGGCCTGTACCCGTGCCCGTGAGTATCTGTTTTTGAGTTATCCGGCCTGGCACCAAAGCTATGATGCGGTTTTTACCCAGGTCTCACGTTTTTTAGACGGCCATCAGGGTTTGACCCATGCTTTTTCAGAGACCCAGGTTTAA
- a CDS encoding chromosome partitioning protein ParA: protein MAEKQAPKKTTKRATASKNVLSIDIGGSGLKLRVLDPQGQPLSERLRTETPQPADPEAVLNALAYLIDQVTQPYGYVSVGFPGVVRHGVIYTAVNLNPAWEGFNLAEVLEIRLKCPVRVANDADIQGYGAIQGKGLEMVLTLGTGMGAALFTNGHLVPNLELGHHPFRKGQTYEEQLGRAALDLVGKKTWNKRLLKAIDLLQRIFNFDTLYIGGGNAKRIDPGQLPPGVEIISNEAGILGGAVLWRDH from the coding sequence ATGGCAGAAAAACAAGCCCCTAAAAAAACAACGAAACGTGCGACAGCTTCAAAAAATGTGCTCTCGATTGATATTGGGGGCAGTGGCCTGAAGTTGCGCGTTTTGGATCCCCAAGGGCAGCCCCTGAGCGAGCGTTTGCGCACTGAGACACCGCAACCCGCAGATCCTGAAGCCGTATTGAACGCCTTGGCCTATCTGATTGATCAGGTCACGCAGCCCTATGGTTATGTTTCAGTTGGCTTTCCGGGTGTGGTTCGCCACGGCGTTATTTATACGGCAGTCAACTTGAACCCCGCCTGGGAAGGCTTCAATCTGGCTGAAGTGCTTGAAATTCGCCTGAAATGTCCAGTCAGGGTTGCCAACGATGCCGATATTCAGGGGTATGGTGCGATTCAGGGCAAGGGCCTTGAAATGGTCTTGACCTTGGGTACGGGCATGGGCGCTGCGTTGTTTACCAATGGCCATCTGGTTCCCAATCTGGAATTGGGCCATCACCCTTTTCGCAAAGGGCAGACCTATGAAGAGCAATTGGGTCGGGCCGCGCTCGATCTGGTGGGCAAAAAAACCTGGAACAAGCGCTTGCTCAAAGCGATTGACCTGCTTCAGCGCATTTTTAATTTCGACACCCTTTATATTGGCGGGGGCAATGCCAAACGGATTGACCCCGGTCAATTGCCGCCTGGTGTAGAGATTATCAGCAACGAAGCCGGTATATTGGGTGGCGCTGTGCTTTGGCGCGATCATTAG
- a CDS encoding transketolase: MVYCLRENDYLGENVMPLEAQLKAQFQSLSNLIRRDSIDLTTRSGSGHPTTCLSAADLMTWLFFREIRLDASNLDHPHADKYIFSKGHAAPLLYSLMYRLGYLEAAEMETFRKIGSRLEGHPTLRLPGVVAATGSLGQGLSIGVGMAEVYKREGRDQRVYVLLGDGEINEGQVWEAAMLAGSLKVDNLVAIVDRNKIQQSNFCDSIVNAEPLHDKFTAFGWEVARINGHDLDAVAEVFAQARSNRGKPFAIIADTEKGFPVSFLSGKLKRHGVALKADERDLAYGELPVGDDLDIAAFTVSKQNFAPLEKTAVKIDYLMNGSEFDASKEQAARAAYGDALKLMGGLSDKVWVVDGDVSNSTYSERFAQAYPDRHIECGIAEQNMISVGVGVAATGKVALANSFARFFERAFDQIEMGAYSQANLKVVGSHIGVSIGEDGASQMAMADCGFMRAIPGSVVLCPADYVSTFYLTREILNHDGFCYMRTFRGNRPVLYPIDESFPIGGCKVLKASDADKAVVVASGYVVHEALKAAEELAEKGLNLRVIDAYSLKPFPAEEIRQICEEVGGPAVFTLEDHYATGGVGDAVLEALNGSGIRVEKLAVTAFPESGKPEDLLAKYGVDAAALVKRVQEVLG, from the coding sequence ATGGTATACTGCCTGCGTGAAAACGACTATCTAGGAGAAAACGTCATGCCTCTCGAAGCCCAACTCAAAGCGCAATTCCAATCCTTATCCAATTTGATTCGTCGCGACAGTATCGACCTGACCACCCGTTCTGGTTCAGGTCACCCCACCACCTGTCTCAGTGCTGCAGATCTGATGACATGGCTGTTTTTCCGTGAAATTCGCCTGGATGCGAGCAATCTCGATCACCCCCACGCAGATAAATATATTTTTTCCAAGGGCCATGCCGCTCCCTTGCTCTATTCCCTGATGTACCGCTTGGGCTATCTTGAAGCCGCAGAAATGGAAACCTTCCGCAAAATTGGTTCACGTTTGGAGGGCCACCCCACCCTGCGTTTGCCGGGTGTGGTCGCTGCTACAGGCTCTTTGGGGCAGGGCCTCTCAATTGGCGTGGGCATGGCTGAAGTGTATAAACGCGAAGGCCGTGATCAACGCGTCTACGTGCTGCTTGGCGATGGTGAAATCAACGAAGGCCAGGTTTGGGAAGCTGCCATGCTGGCCGGTTCACTCAAAGTAGATAATTTGGTAGCAATTGTCGATCGCAATAAAATTCAACAAAGCAATTTTTGCGACAGCATCGTCAATGCCGAACCCCTGCATGATAAATTTACAGCTTTCGGCTGGGAAGTGGCCCGTATCAATGGCCATGACCTTGATGCCGTTGCTGAAGTCTTTGCCCAGGCCCGTAGCAACAGGGGCAAACCCTTTGCGATCATTGCCGATACTGAAAAAGGTTTTCCCGTTTCTTTCCTCTCAGGCAAACTCAAACGTCATGGCGTGGCGCTCAAAGCCGATGAACGCGATTTGGCCTATGGCGAATTGCCTGTTGGAGATGATTTGGATATTGCGGCGTTTACCGTTTCAAAACAGAATTTTGCGCCCCTTGAAAAAACCGCTGTTAAAATTGACTATCTCATGAATGGCAGTGAATTTGATGCCAGTAAAGAACAGGCCGCCCGTGCCGCCTATGGCGATGCTCTCAAATTGATGGGCGGGCTTTCAGACAAGGTCTGGGTGGTAGATGGCGATGTCAGCAATTCCACCTACAGTGAGCGTTTTGCCCAGGCCTATCCCGATCGGCATATCGAGTGCGGCATTGCCGAGCAGAATATGATCAGCGTGGGCGTTGGCGTGGCTGCTACGGGCAAGGTTGCTTTGGCCAATTCGTTTGCCCGTTTCTTTGAGCGTGCCTTTGACCAGATTGAAATGGGAGCTTATTCTCAGGCCAATCTGAAAGTGGTGGGCTCGCATATCGGGGTTTCAATTGGGGAAGATGGAGCCTCTCAGATGGCCATGGCCGATTGTGGTTTTATGCGTGCCATTCCTGGTTCTGTTGTGCTTTGCCCTGCCGATTATGTCAGCACCTTTTATCTGACCCGTGAAATTCTGAACCACGATGGTTTCTGCTATATGCGTACCTTCCGTGGCAATCGTCCGGTGCTCTATCCGATCGATGAAAGCTTCCCGATTGGCGGTTGCAAAGTGCTGAAGGCCAGTGATGCTGACAAAGCTGTGGTGGTTGCTAGCGGTTATGTGGTGCATGAGGCGCTGAAAGCCGCCGAAGAACTGGCTGAAAAAGGCTTGAATCTGCGCGTGATCGACGCCTATTCTCTCAAGCCTTTTCCGGCTGAAGAAATTCGCCAGATCTGTGAAGAAGTGGGCGGCCCTGCCGTTTTTACCCTCGAAGATCATTACGCCACAGGCGGCGTGGGCGATGCTGTGCTTGAAGCCTTGAATGGCAGTGGCATTCGGGTTGAAAAACTGGCGGTTACAGCTTTCCCTGAATCAGGAAAACCCGAAGACCTGCTCGCAAAATATGGTGTAGACGCTGCCGCTTTGGTGAAGCGTGTACAGGAAGTTTTGGGCTAA
- a CDS encoding DUF4956 domain-containing protein, which translates to MNTHLPTVLTLGDASGVFTQLDILLVMFLAFLLSLILGFVYRATHTGVSYSQSYVQTLVIMGTVVALIMLIIGSNIARAFAMVGALSIVRFRNAMKETRDVGFIFMIMAIGMAVGTRFYLLAILATTLLSIFILLMQKTNLFAREMQERILRLRVPLEISSEEHFRAIFEQHLDSWRMISLETVHAGVLQELVYSVVLRSKSEPQQLLEALRQFNGNQKVTLVMGQQEVDL; encoded by the coding sequence ATGAATACGCATTTACCTACCGTCTTGACCTTGGGAGATGCTTCCGGGGTCTTTACCCAATTGGACATTCTCTTGGTCATGTTCTTGGCCTTTCTACTCAGCCTGATTCTGGGCTTTGTGTATCGGGCCACCCATACCGGGGTTTCTTATTCCCAGAGTTATGTGCAAACCCTGGTGATTATGGGAACTGTGGTGGCCTTGATCATGTTGATTATTGGTTCCAATATTGCCCGGGCTTTTGCAATGGTGGGGGCGCTCTCGATTGTGCGCTTTCGCAATGCCATGAAAGAGACCCGTGATGTGGGATTTATTTTTATGATTATGGCGATTGGCATGGCCGTGGGCACCCGATTTTATTTGCTCGCCATTCTGGCGACGACTCTGCTTTCGATTTTTATTCTCTTGATGCAGAAGACCAATCTCTTTGCCCGTGAAATGCAGGAACGGATTCTGCGTCTGCGCGTTCCCCTGGAGATCAGTTCAGAAGAACATTTCCGGGCAATTTTTGAACAGCATCTTGATTCTTGGCGCATGATTTCACTCGAAACCGTACATGCAGGGGTTTTGCAGGAGCTTGTTTATTCTGTGGTCTTGCGTAGCAAGTCAGAACCTCAGCAATTGCTCGAAGCCTTGCGACAGTTCAATGGCAACCAGAAAGTGACCCTGGTGATGGGCCAGCAGGAGGTGGATCTCTGA
- a CDS encoding erythromycin biosynthesis sensory transduction protein eryC1 codes for MSRLAITDLKRQYEALAAEIRPAVEAVFASGWYIKGPVLQACEQELAAYLGVKYAVGVNSGTDALILALLAAGIGPGDKVITSAMSFTATAEAISRTGAEPVFVDILPGNDCLNPALLEGALVPGVKAVLPIHLHGYPCDMQAILAFARNHGLKVIEDCAQAIGASYHGQKVGALGDAGCFSFFPTKNLGCYGDGGLITTDSEPLYAKLQGLREHGMPRKNIQDYTGFNSRLDAVQAAILRVKLPYLEGWNSRRRELARHYHTLLEGVNVQRPPLEISEATTSVFHHYALRVPAKRDVLQKAMAEAGFECLAYYPVAQHRQAVYADRWPENSCPEAELAAETTLAIPLFPELLASEQEAVVSALKQNLEVLYG; via the coding sequence ATGTCCCGACTCGCGATTACCGACCTCAAACGGCAGTACGAAGCCCTGGCAGCAGAAATCCGTCCGGCGGTTGAGGCCGTTTTTGCCTCGGGCTGGTATATCAAGGGGCCAGTGCTTCAGGCCTGTGAGCAGGAATTGGCTGCTTATTTGGGTGTGAAATATGCAGTGGGTGTCAATTCGGGCACCGATGCCCTGATTCTGGCCTTGCTGGCAGCGGGGATTGGGCCGGGTGACAAGGTGATCACCTCGGCCATGAGTTTTACCGCCACAGCCGAAGCGATTAGCCGAACCGGGGCTGAACCTGTTTTTGTAGATATCTTGCCCGGAAATGATTGTCTCAATCCGGCTTTGCTGGAAGGCGCGCTGGTTCCGGGGGTCAAAGCGGTTTTGCCAATTCATTTACATGGCTATCCCTGTGATATGCAAGCCATCCTGGCTTTTGCCCGAAATCATGGGCTCAAGGTGATTGAAGACTGTGCCCAGGCGATTGGGGCCAGTTATCACGGGCAAAAAGTGGGAGCCTTGGGTGATGCGGGCTGTTTCAGCTTTTTTCCGACCAAAAATCTGGGCTGTTATGGCGATGGCGGCCTGATCACCACCGATTCAGAACCACTCTATGCCAAGCTACAGGGGTTGCGGGAACATGGCATGCCCCGTAAAAATATCCAAGATTATACCGGCTTCAATTCCCGTTTGGATGCAGTTCAAGCCGCGATTCTGCGAGTAAAATTGCCCTATCTTGAGGGCTGGAACAGCCGCCGCCGGGAACTGGCCCGCCATTATCACACGCTTTTAGAGGGCGTGAATGTGCAGCGCCCCCCGCTTGAAATTTCTGAAGCAACCACCAGTGTTTTTCACCATTACGCCTTGCGGGTACCCGCAAAGCGCGACGTCCTGCAGAAAGCCATGGCCGAAGCTGGGTTTGAATGTCTTGCCTATTATCCAGTGGCTCAGCACCGCCAGGCAGTTTATGCTGACCGCTGGCCTGAAAACAGTTGCCCTGAAGCCGAGTTGGCGGCCGAAACCACCCTGGCCATTCCGCTTTTTCCTGAATTGCTGGCGTCTGAGCAGGAGGCCGTGGTATCTGCTCTTAAACAAAATTTGGAAGTTCTATATGGCTGA
- a CDS encoding vacuolar transporter, with product MIRRFNRFELKYLITSAQAERLKQALIGHVEADSFSGSRGYPVLSLYYDSPNHDFFWDKIEGLKFRRKLRIRAYPQADQSGVTQAMVEIKQRINKTVQKRRLKLPLEKAYELCSGKLEGVELDPLDAAVVSEVKYLVNAKNLRPSCLISYHRQAYQGNQWNSGLRITFDTELKTSVRDLKLDSSAQNSYFIPPDWCILEIKVDERVPDWLASLLSSQELELRRISKYCAGLAHAHQIQIQNQELSPFQAQDFPEPLPVFKILTPRSAPL from the coding sequence ATGATCCGCCGTTTTAACCGTTTTGAACTGAAATACCTGATTACCTCGGCCCAGGCCGAAAGATTGAAGCAGGCATTGATCGGCCATGTTGAAGCCGATAGTTTCAGTGGGAGCAGGGGCTATCCTGTTCTGAGTCTTTATTATGACAGTCCGAACCATGATTTCTTCTGGGATAAAATTGAAGGCCTGAAGTTTCGGCGCAAACTCAGAATTCGGGCCTATCCCCAGGCCGATCAGAGCGGCGTAACCCAGGCCATGGTGGAAATCAAGCAGCGAATCAATAAAACCGTACAGAAACGCCGTCTGAAACTTCCCTTGGAGAAGGCCTATGAGCTCTGTTCAGGAAAACTCGAGGGGGTTGAACTCGATCCCCTGGATGCGGCAGTGGTTTCAGAGGTGAAGTATTTGGTAAATGCCAAGAATTTGCGCCCCAGTTGCCTGATCAGCTACCATCGCCAGGCCTATCAGGGCAATCAGTGGAATTCTGGTTTGCGGATTACCTTTGATACGGAACTAAAGACAAGTGTGCGCGATCTCAAGCTCGATTCCTCAGCGCAGAACAGCTATTTTATTCCTCCCGATTGGTGCATCCTCGAAATCAAGGTGGATGAACGGGTGCCCGATTGGCTGGCTTCACTGCTTTCCAGCCAGGAGCTTGAATTGCGCAGAATCAGCAAATACTGTGCCGGTTTGGCCCATGCCCATCAAATTCAGATCCAGAACCAGGAGCTTTCGCCCTTTCAGGCTCAAGATTTTCCTGAACCCCTGCCCGTTTTTAAAATTTTGACGCCGAGGAGCGCACCCTTATGA